The candidate division WOR-3 bacterium genome has a segment encoding these proteins:
- a CDS encoding PorT family protein: protein MKKITLAAIILTALSIPAFSQLSLPIHFGVKAGLALANGYGEDIPDSMSGWKPGFYGGAYANYGFTPMMAVQGELLFTQKGVKYDEDNYSGSSTLNYINIPILLRFNVPNLVFGLSFLGGVDMGINVGATWESEANGVSSSGDIETINTFDLGAAIGAEACYQQFLFELRYVHGLTNVNEEVNGVQPDAKNMCICAGIGYQIM from the coding sequence ATGAAAAAAATCACACTGGCGGCGATTATATTGACCGCGCTATCAATTCCAGCTTTTTCTCAACTCTCGCTCCCGATTCATTTCGGAGTCAAAGCAGGTCTCGCACTCGCCAACGGATACGGTGAGGATATCCCAGACAGCATGAGCGGATGGAAGCCTGGATTTTACGGCGGAGCATATGCCAACTACGGATTCACGCCAATGATGGCAGTTCAGGGCGAACTCCTTTTCACCCAAAAGGGAGTTAAATACGACGAAGATAATTATTCGGGTTCTTCCACATTGAATTACATCAACATACCCATTCTTCTCAGGTTCAACGTACCCAACCTCGTGTTCGGACTCTCTTTCCTCGGCGGTGTAGACATGGGGATAAACGTAGGCGCCACCTGGGAATCTGAAGCAAACGGCGTCAGTTCAAGCGGAGACATTGAAACCATAAACACGTTTGATCTCGGCGCTGCAATTGGAGCTGAGGCTTGCTATCAACAGTTCCTGTTTGAACTCAGGTACGTGCACGGCCTTACAAACGTAAATGAAGAAGTAAACGGTGTACAGCCAGACGCGAAAAATATGTGCATCTGCGCTGGAATCGGCTACCAGATAATGTAA